One region of Oryza glaberrima chromosome 7, OglaRS2, whole genome shotgun sequence genomic DNA includes:
- the LOC127780276 gene encoding aspartic proteinase nepenthesin-1-like, with protein MGSAVLVLVLSALLLIVLADPLLLAGGATRPDGFRGSLLQKKAATLHDHPLSDRRRLSLSEATAASSTHIKGIADLYYVMELAVGTPPVTVQALFGISDLCWVECTPCSGCNNAAPPAGARLYDRVRTTCSDTECGYRYVYGATDTDRNYVQGILGTETIEFGSNDAATVHSFTFGCTNTVYRNDLFDGNTGVVGLGRSKLSLVGQLGLDRFSYCLASKLGMAAGRVRTRGVAFQIGAPATLLVEPAYTAVVEAFKARMSRTYEAVNGSSLLCFLVNASKNVVTVPTMTMRFDGMDIELPEYFAYTGKQSGGGDVLCLMIGKSRTGSRIGNYMQMDFHVLYEYDLKNSVMSVQPADCSKI; from the exons ATGGGAAGCGCAGTACTCGTCCTTGTCTTGTCAGCTCTCCTCCTGATCGTCCTAGCTGATCCCCTGCTGCTAGCCGGCGGCGCCACACGACCTGATGGGTTTCGAGGTTCTCTACTCCAAAAGAAGGCGGCTACCCTCCACGACCATCCTCTctccgaccggcggcggctgTCGTTGTCCGAGGCCACGGCAGCCAGCAGCACCCATATCAAGGGTATCGCTGATCTCTACTACGTTATGGAGCTCGCCGTCGGCACGCCGCCGGTGACCGTCCAGGCCCTTTTCGGCATCAGCGATCTGTGCTGGGTGGAGTGCACCCCATGCAGCGGCTGCAAcaacgccgcgccgccggcgggggcgcGGCTGTACGACCGG GTCCGCACGACGTGCAGCGACACCGAGTGCGGGTACCGGTACGTGTACGGCGCCACCGACACCGACCGCAACTACGTCCAAGGGATACTGGGCACCGAGACCATCGAGTTCGGCAGCAACGATGCAGCTACCGTGCACAGCTTCACTTTCGGGTGCACCAACACGGTCTACCGCAATGATTTGTTTGACGG GAACACAGGTGTAGTTGGGCTGGGCAGAAGCAAACTGTCGCTGGTGGGCCAGCTGGGCTTGGACCGCTTCTCCTACTGCCTCGCGTCGAAGCTAGGGATGGCAGCGGGTCGGGTCAG GACGCGCGGCGTCGCCTTCCAGATCGGCGCGCCGGCGACCCTGCTGGTCGAGCCGGCCTACACCGCCGTCGTGGAGGCGTTCAAGGCGCGGATGTCTAGGACGTACGAGGCTGTCAATGGGAGCAGCCTCCTGTGCTTCCTCGTCAACGCGAGCAAGAATGTCGTCACCGTGCCCACGATGACGATGCGCTTCGACGGCATGGACATAGAGTTGCC ggagtacttcgcCTACACCGGtaagcagagcggcggcggcgacgtgctgTGCCTGATGATCGGCAAGTCGAGAACCGGCTCGCGCATCGGGAACTACATGCAGATGGACTTCCACGTGCTGTACGAGTACGACCTCAAGAACTCCGTGATGTCCGTGCAGCCCGCGGATTGCAGCAAGATCTGA
- the LOC127780429 gene encoding aspartic proteinase nepenthesin-2-like: MASTAAILALILLLLPPIALAAGDLNGFRATLTRIHQLSPGKHSEAVRRDGHRLAFLSYAATAAAGKATTTGTNSSAANVQAQLENGAGAYNMNISLGTPPLDFSVIVDTGSDLIWAQCAPCTRCFPRPTPAPVLQPARSSTFSRLPCNGSFCQYLPTSFRPRTCNATAGCAYNYTYGSGYTAGYLATETLTVGDGTFPKVAFGCSTENGVDNSSGLVGLGRGPLSLVSQLTVGRFSYCLRSDMADGGASPILFGSLAKLTEGSSVQSTPLLKNPYLQRSTHYYVNLTGIAVDSTELPVTGSTFGFTQTGLGGGTIVDSGTTYTYLAKDGYAMVKQAFLSQMANATTTASGAPYNLDLCFKVSGGKAVRVPRLALRFAGGAKYDVPVQNYFAGVEADSQGRVTVACLLVLPATDDLSISIIGNLMQMDMHLLYDIDGGMFSFAPADCAKL, encoded by the coding sequence ATGGCATCCACAGCTGCTATACTagccctcatcctcctcctcctcccgccgatagctctcgccgccggcgacctaaATGGCTTCCGCGCGACCCTTACTCGCATCCACCAGCTCTCGCCGGGCAAGCATTCGGAAGCGGTGCGCCGCGACGGCCACCGCCTCGCATTCCTCTCctacgccgccaccgccgcagccggcaAGGCTACCACCACCGGCACCAACTCGTCGGCGGCGAACGTCCAGGCGCAGCTCGAGAACGGCGCGGGAGCGTACAACATGAACATCTCCCTCGGCACGCCGCCGCTCGACTTCTCGGTCATCGTCGACACCGGCAGCGACCTCATCTGGGCGCAGTGCGCCCCGTGCACCAGGTGCTTCCCTCGGCCCACGCCGGCGCCGGTTCTGCAGCCGGCGAGGTCGTCCACCTTCTCCAGGCTCCCGTGCAACGGCTCCTTCTGCCAGTACCTACCGACCTCCTTCCGGCCGCGGACGTGCAACGCCACGGCCGGCTGCGCCTACAACTACACCTACGGCAGCGGCTACACCGCCGGTTACCTCGCCACCGAGACGCTCACAGTTGGGGACGGCACGTTCCCGAAGGTTGCGTTCGGGTGCAGCACGGAGAACGGCGTGGACAACTCGTCGGGCCTCGTCGGCCTCGGCCGCGGCCCGCTGTCCCTCGTGTCGCAGCTCACCGTCGGCCGCTTCTCCTACTGCCTCCGCTCCGAcatggccgacggcggcgcgagccCGATACTGTTCGGCTCCCTTGCCAAGCTGACCGAAGGGAGCAGCGTCCAGTCCACGCCGCTCCTCAAGAACCCTTACCTGCAACGCTCCACGCACTACTACGTCAACCTCACCGGCATCGCCGTCGACTCGACGGAGCTCCCGGTGACGGGCAGCACGTTCGGGTTCACGcagaccggcctcggcggcggcacgatCGTCGACTCCGGCACGACGTACACCTACCTCGCCAAGGACGGCTACGCGATGGTGAAGCAGGCCTTCCTGTCGCAGATGGCtaacgcgacgacgacggcgagcggcgcgcccTACAACCTGGACCTGTGCTTCAAGGTCAGCGGCGGCAAGGCCGTGCGCGTGCCGAGGCTGGCGCTGCGGTTCGCCGGGGGAGCGAAGTACGACGTGCCGGTGCAGAACTACTTCGCTGGAGTTGAGGCGGACTCGCAGGGCCGCGTGACCGTGGCGTGCCTCCTGGTGCTCCCGGCGACGGACGACCTGTCGATCTCCATCATTGGCAACCTGATGCAGATGGACATGCACCTGCTCTACGATATCGACGGTGGGATGTTCTCCTTCGCGCCCGCGGATTGCGCCAAACTGTGA